The Vigna unguiculata cultivar IT97K-499-35 chromosome 6, ASM411807v1, whole genome shotgun sequence genome contains a region encoding:
- the LOC114187174 gene encoding uncharacterized protein LOC114187174, which yields MEGNGIIHESNLGAGRRDKREVGEKSMEDLSRYAHSPAHLAVARRDHAALRRIVAALPRLAKAGEVNTEAESLAAELHSDEVSAVIDRRDVAGRETPLHLAVRLRDPVSAEILMAAGADWSLQNEHGWSALQEAVCTREEAIAMIIARHYQPLAWAKWCRRLPRIVASASRIRDFYMEISFHFESSVIPFIGRIAPSDTYRIWKRGSNLRADMTLAGFDGLRIQRSDQTFLFLGEGYVAEEGNLTLPPGSLIALSHKEKEITNALEGAGTQPTESEVAHEVSLMSQTNMYRPGIDVTQAELVPHLNWRRQEKTEMIGSWKAKVYDMLHVMVSVKSRRVPGAMTDEELFAVEDGESMINGENNDEYDDVLTAEERMQLDSALHMGNSDGTYEDEENGAFDGQENGSAASFENSEANGTVKEKKSWFGWNKKSLKNSDDPEDSKSVKKNSKFGSEGSNQRSVDQQKLASESLKEDSGDLKKGKDKINKKKKKKGTNTESKNESEYKKGLRPVLWLTPDFPLKTDELLPLLDILANKVKAIRRLRELLTTKLPHGTFPVKVAIPIVPTIRVLVTFTKFEELQPVEEFSTPLSSPAHFHDAKSKESEGSSSWISWMKGSRGGQSSDSDSHRYKDEVDPFNIPADYKWVDANEKKRRMKAKKAKSKKHKKLQTAGKGGDEVHQRTEEVEEE from the exons ATGGAAGGCAATGGAATCATTCATGAGAGTAACCTAGGAGCGGGGAGAAGGGACAAGAGAGAGGTGGGAGAGAAATCGATGGAAGATTTAAGTAGATATGCACATAGTCCTGCTCACTTGGCCGTTGCCAGGCGCGACCATGCTGCCCTGAGGCGCATTGTTGCTGCCCTTCCCAGGCTGGCTAAGGCTGGAGAGGTCAACACAGAAGCTGAATCCCTTGCAGCTGAGCTTCATTCGGATGAGGTTTCTGCTGTTATTGATCGCCGTGATGTTGCTGGTAGGGAGACCCCTCTTCACCTTGCAGTGCGACTTCGGGATCCAGTGTCTGCTGAGATTCTGATGGCTGCTGGTGCGGATTGGAGTCTACAGAATGAGCATGGTTGGAGTGCTCTCCAAGAAGCAGTGTGCACTAGAGAGGAAGCTATTGCCATGATTATTGCACGGCATTATCAACCTTTGGCTTGGGCTAAATGGTGTCGTAGGCTTCCCCGCATTGTTGCTTCAGCGTCCCGAATTCGTGATTTTTATATGGAGataagttttcattttgagaGCTCTGTCATTCCTTTCATTGGGCGAATAGCTCCTTCTGACACTTACCGGATTTGGAAGCGTGGGTCTAATCTCCGTGCTGATATGACCCTTGCTGGTTTTGATGGCTTGCGTATCCAACGATCGGACCAGACATTTTTGTTCCTTGGAGAGGGCTATGTCGCAGAGGAGGGCAACTTAACTCTGCCACCTGGTTCTTTGATTGCTCTTTCTCATAAGGAGAAGGAAATCACAAATGCTTTAGAAGGAGCTGGTACACAGCCAACAGAGTCTGAGGTTGCTCACGAAGTTTCCTTGATGTCTCAGACAAATATGTATAGACCAGGTATTGACGTTACTCAGGCTGAGCTTGTTCCCCATTTAAATTGGAGGCGGCAGGAGAAGACTGAGATGATTGGGAGTTGGAAGGCAAAAGTTTATGACATGCTTCATGTGATGGTTAGTGTGAAGTCAAGGAGGGTTCCTGGTGCTATGACTGATGAAGAGCTTTTTGCTGTGGAGGATGGAGAAAGCATGATAAATGGGGAAAACAATGACGAATATGATGATGTACTGACTGCTGAGGAAAGAATGCAATTAGATTCTGCACTCCATATGGGAAACTCTGATGGTACATACGAGGATGAGGAAAATGGAGCCTTTGACGGTCAAGAAAATGGTTCTGCAGCTTCCTTTGAGAATTCTGAAGCCAATGGCACGGTTAAAGAAAAGAAGAGCTGGTTTGGTTGGAACAAGAAAAGTTTGAAGAACAGTGATGACCCCGAGGATTCCAAAAGTGTGAAGAAAAATTCCAAGTTTGGCTCAGAAGGGAGCAATCAGAGATCTGTTGATCAGCAAAAGTTAGCATCTGAGTCTCTGAAGGAGGATAGTGGAGACCTTAAGAAGGGAAaagataaaatcaataaaaagaagaagaagaaaggaacaAACACTGAGTCGAAGAATGAGAGCGAGTATAAAAAGGGTTTAAGGCCTGTGTTGTGGTTGACGCCAGATTTTCCTCTGAAAACTGATGAGCTTCTGCCTCTACTTGACATCTTAGCAAATAAGGTTAAGGCTATCAGAAGACTCAGAGAACTTTTGACAACTAAGCTTCCTCATGGAACTTTTCCTGTCAAG GTTGCTATTCCTATAGTTCCTACCATCCGGGTCCTCGTCACTTTTACGAAATTCGAAGAGCTTCAGCCTGTGGAGGAGTTTTCAACTCCACTGTCCAGCCCAGCACATTTCCATGATGCGAAATCGAAGGAATCAGAGGGCTCTAGTTCGTGGATTTCATGGATGAAAGGAAGTCGTGGGGGCCAGTCCAGTGACTCTGATAGTCACAGATATAAAGATGAAGTTGATCCTTTCAACATACCTGCGGACTACAAATGGGTGGATGCCAATGAGAAGAAACGCAGAATGAAGGCAAAGAAAGcgaaaagtaagaaacataAGAAGCTTCAGACAGCGGGAAAAGGTGGAGATGAAGTGCATCAGAGAACGgaggaggtagaagaagagtaG